A genomic segment from Aspergillus chevalieri M1 DNA, chromosome 7, nearly complete sequence encodes:
- a CDS encoding transcription factor domain-containing protein (COG:K;~EggNog:ENOG410Q22M;~InterPro:IPR007219;~PFAM:PF04082;~go_function: GO:0003677 - DNA binding [Evidence IEA];~go_function: GO:0008270 - zinc ion binding [Evidence IEA];~go_process: GO:0006351 - transcription, DNA-templated [Evidence IEA]) — protein sequence MLAAKRKSLDAGRYHEDDGEEPPAKRSHSLDFNARAPWLQSSRTEREWRTLGNRAVQPSLPLANMVTAVQDLIDPEFDPLIAILDDEPRFLKPLPSRMAPEDLEFLRIRGALSIPESGLRNELLRCYIKWVHSFMPVLNLQKFLFSIAQNDPNGNISLLLFQAVMFVATAFIDFKHLHDAGYTTRKNARNAFYTRLRLLYSLDCEEDRVAIIQTLLLMTYWSDHANHPRRDIWDWIGVCNTQAQSIGLNRDPASAPNMDPSSKRLRTRLWWCLYSRDRLIAMGLRRPSQLNEGTSNIPLLKLDDFDFEAYHPSVTAMFHCRQLEDVSHQKRLATMFIEKTKLCQCIGRVLFAQYSPSQCQFGTTTRTTITLVPRLASESELARCSQKLESWLNGLPKDAQFIPESRNTIKEGEGVLLLHSAMLRMLYHATISALYRPWATNFHKNQSKARQELMNTARAKMHDSALGITHIVQGLNQLDLTRFLPQSGVTVILPAAVAHLTNSKSDNPTVRETSLYNFQRCVQVLQGLKDIYPAADMEVANIEAAVKVQSDNTNAFLRIMQYSSSNSDSGQKNDSLEENPENPPNKDIGEQHRKQSTVSDLQSTTATKPSPSPTAPTPAPSQQHRNNSYTDFNNHLDHLNLDTPPTDFLSLDIPNPPFDFAAPTNLDQNISPSDPDPYGIDWTQELLAGAMDSEYGGSGFENERRDAWPFSPDNGSTGIGSATGHTHTPADITGDLDRDLGLCQ from the exons ATGCTGGCCGCCAAGCGCAAGTCTCTAGACGCCGGTCGATACCACGAAGACGATGGCGAAGAACCACCAGCCAAAAGAAGTCATAGCTTGGACTTCAACGCTCGTGCACCGTGGCTTCAGAGCTCCAGAACAGAGCGAGAATGGCGAACGCTGGGGAATCGAGCGGTACAACCGTCGTTACCGTTAGCGAACATGGTTACTGCAGTACAGGACTTGATCGACCCCGAGTTCGACCCTCTGATAGCCATCTTGGATGATGAACCGCGCTTTTTGAAGCCCTTGCCGTCGCGGATGGCGCCGGAGGACCTGGAGTTTTTGCGCATTCGAGGCGCGCTTTCGATACCGGAGAGTGGATTGCGGAATGAACTGTTACGGTGCTATATCAAATGGGTGCATAGTTTCATGCCGGTGTTGAATCTCCAAAAGTTTCTATTTTCTATTGCTCAGAATGACCCAAACGGGAATATCAGTTTGTTGCTGTTTCAGGCCGTTATGTTCGTGGCCACTGCTTTTATCGATTTCAAGCACCTCCATGATGCTGGTTATACAACAAGGAAAAACGCCCGGAATGCTTTCTATACACGATTAAGA TTACTATATTCTTTAGACTGCGAAGAAGATCGCGTGGCGATCATCCAGACCCTCCTGCTCATGACATATTGGTCAGATCACGCCAACCACCCCCGAAGAGATATCTGGGATTGGATTGGGGTCTGTAACACACAAGCGCAGTCCATTGGGTTAAACAGGGACCCAGCCTCTGCTCCTAACATGGACCCAAGCAGCAAACGGCTGAGAACACGCCTTTGGTGGTGCCTCTATTCGCGAGACCGCTTAATAGCCATGGGATTACGGCGCCCGAGTCAACTTAATGAAGGGACGAGTAATATCCCGTTGTTGAAACTTGATGACTTTGATTTTGAGGCATATCATCCATCTGTCACCGCGATGTTTCATTGTCGCCAGCTGGAAGACGTTTCGCACCAGAAACGCCTGGCTACTATGTTTATCGAAAAGACTAAGCTCTGCCAGTGCATTGGCCGAGTGCTTTTCGCTCAATACTCCCCTTCCCAATGTCAATTTGGGACAACTACCAGGACAACCATCACTTTGGTTCCGAGGCTGGCGTCCGAGTCCGAGCTGGCGCGGTGTAGCCAGAAACTCGAGTCCTGGCTAAACGGGCTCCCCAAGGATGCTCAGTTCATTCCAGAGTCCAGAAACACCATTAAAGAAGGCGAAGGTGTTCTCCTGCTCCATAGCGCTATGTTGAGAATGCTATACCACGCCACAATCAGCGCGCTATACCGGCCATGGGCTACGAACTTCCACAAGAACCAGTCGAAGGCGCGTCAAGAGTTGATGAATACCGCACGCGCAAAGATGCATGACTCAGCTCTAGGCATAACGCACATCGTCCAGGGCCTGAATCAACTAGACCTTACCAGGTTTCTGCCCCAATCGGGCGTGACTGTCATCCTGCCCGCTGCTGTTGCACACCTGACGAATTCCAAATCAGACAACCCCACAGTCCGCGAAACAAGCCTCTATAACTTCCAGAGATGTGTTCAAGTACTGCAGGGCTTGAAAGATATCTATCCAGCGGCGGATATGGAAGTGGCCAACATTGAGGCTGCCGTGAAAGTGCAATCTGACAACACCAATGCTTTCCTTCGCATCATGCAGTACAGTTCCAGCAACTCTGACTCTGGGCAAAAGAATGATTCACTCGAAGAGAATCCTGAGAATCCCCCAAACAAGGATATTGGTGAGCAGCACCGAAAGCAAAGCACCGTCTCCGACCTCCAatccacaacagcaaccaaaCCCTCCCCATCACCAACAGCACCAACACCCGCCCCATCCCAACAACACCGCAATAACTCATATACCGACTTTAACAACCACCTCGACCATCTCAATCTCGACACCCCACCCACAGacttcctctccctcgaTATCCCCAACCCACCCTTCGACTTCGCCGCACCCACAAATCTCGACCAAAACATTTCTCCTTCCGATCCTGATCCGTATGGAATAGACTGGACGCAGGAGCTTTTGGCCGGGGCCATGGATTCGGAGTATGGCGGTTCTGGTTTTGAGAATGAGCGCAGAGATGCGTGGCCCTTTTCGCCGGACAATGGGAGTACTGGGATTGGGTCGGCCACGGGGCATACGCATACGCCGGCGGATATTACGGGGGATTTGGATAGGGATTTGGGGTTGTGTCAATAA
- a CDS encoding putative TOM core complex subunit Tom6 (COG:S;~EggNog:ENOG410PTJ0;~InterPro:IPR020266;~PFAM:PF17112;~go_component: GO:0005742 - mitochondrial outer membrane translocase complex [Evidence IEA];~go_process: GO:0030150 - protein import into mitochondrial matrix [Evidence IEA]), producing MAPNQRIVVSGGGRPQKGFVGTLYDEITSSENATIVRSLLVFGAGVAFFHSSLGELLVPPV from the exons ATGGCTCCTAACCAGCGCATTGTCGTCTCTGGCGGCGGTCGCCCTCAGAAGGGCTTCGTCGGCACCCTCTACGATGAGATCACCTCGTCCGAGAACGCCACTATTGTCAGAAGCCTCCTGGTCTTTGGT GCCGGTGTCGCTTTCTTCCACAGCAGCCTCGGCGAGCTGCTCGTCCCTCC TGTATAA
- a CDS encoding beta-catenin-like protein 1 (COG:S;~EggNog:ENOG410PI7N;~InterPro:IPR016024,IPR011989,IPR013180,IPR039678;~PFAM:PF08216): MTNVDELFKKPLSVGTGKRKLEPAQDPNELYKAAKLESNGDAKSKGKGPMVEDEEEDDGEAGPELPPDFEEDEPDDEEGRFFGGGMERQTAEAMLYIDQQDAEEGQAAPEKFDSAWVRRFALNFERKISKNAELRGKFENEPQKFMASEADLHTEIKNLSILSEHPELYGEFSKMGCVGSLISLLSHENADIAIDAIQIISELTDEDVEAEQEQWDTLVNAMMDADLIELLSQNLTRFDETSDIDRSGVYYVLGVLENLASQQSIAEKIGQDSTMLSWLLSRAQKKEVPVSQNKQYAAEILAILLQSSSKNREKFLGLDGVDTLLQLLSQYRKRDPEKDSDEEEYVENLFDCLICLVDEDTGKTKFLDAEGVELAQIMLKEGKFSKQRALRVLDHALGGVGGAPACDRLVEVAGLRTVFGIFMKKQENQTIEHLLGIFASLLRLLPGGSAARIRTLAKFMEKEYEKIDKLVKLRRDYASRVTPVEQAIEKEKKSFDKEEQEIMAPEWLSRRFDAGLFSIQLIDVILAWLVAEDDGAKQKVVSLLKDHDEDLSLIRGTLQEQVEGLSEDEPGQKDHKEMLETLLQFV; encoded by the exons ATGACGAACGTCGATGAGCTTTTCAAG AAACCCTTGTCGGTAGGAACCGGAAAGCGCAAATTAGAACCGGCCCAAGATCCAA ATGAGCTCTATAAAGCGGCCAAATTAGAATCCAATGGAGATGCGAAATCGAAAGGAAAAGGGCCCATGgtggaagatgaggaggaagacgatggtGAAGCCGGCCCAGAGCTGCCCCCCGATTTCGAGGAGGACGAAccagacgatgaagaaggaCGATTCTTCGGCGGAGGTATGGAGCGTCAGACGGCAGAGGCAATGCTGTATATCGATCAGCAGGATGCGGAGGAAGGGCAAGCGGCG CCCGAGAAATTCGATTCTGCTTGGGTGCGCCGGTTCGCGCTCAACTTTGAGAGGAAGATATCCAAGAATGCAGAGTTGCGAGGCAAGTTCGAAAATGAACCTCAGAA GTTCATGGCGTCCGAGGCTGATCTACATACGGAAATTAAGAACCTGTCCATCCTATCCGAGCACCCAGAGTTGTACGGCGAGTTTTCTAAAATGGGCTGCGTTGGCTCTTTAATCTCGCTGCTATCGCATGAAAACGCGGATATCGCTATAGACGCTATTCAGATCATCAGCGAGTTGACGGATGAAGATGTGGAGGCAGAACAAGAGCAATGGGATACCCTAGTTAATGCAATG ATGGACGCGGATCTCATAGAACTTCTAAGCCAAAACCTGACCCGCTTCGACGAAACATCCGACATTGATAGGTCAGGGGTGTATTATGTGCTGG GTGTGCTCGAAAATCTGGCGTCGCAGCAATCCATTGCAGAAAAGATTGGTCAAGATTCGACCATGCTGTCATGGCTTTTATCCCGCGCGCAGAAGAAAGAGGTACCCGTGAGCCAGAACAAACAGTATGCTGCTGAGATCCTGGCAATCTTATTGCAATCGTCCTCCAAAAACAGGGAGAAGTTCCTTGGTCTTGACGGCGTGGACACTCTCCTCCAGCTTCTAAGTCAATATCGCAAACGCGACCCTGAAAAGGActccgacgaagaagagTATGTTGAAAATTTGTTTGACTGTCTAATTTGTCTTGTCGACGAGGATACTGGCAAGACCAAATTCTTGGACGCAGAAGGAGTTGAACTTGCACAAATCATGCTCAAGGAAGGGAAGTTTAGCAAGCAACGTGCTCTGAGGGTCTTGGATCATGCTTTAGGCGGAGTAGGTGGTGCACCTGCCTGTGACCGATTGGTGGAAGTAGCGGGTTTGCGTACGGTTTTCGGAATATTCATGAAAAAG CAAGAGAATCAAACTATAGAACACCTTTTGGGCATCTTTGCCTCACTTTTACGACTTTTACCCGGAGGCTCCGCAGCACGCATCCGTACCCTGGCCAAGTTCATGGAGAAAGAATACGAAAAGATTGACAAGCTGGTCAAGCTCAGACGGGATTACGCATCGAGAGTAACACCGGTTGAGCAGGCCAtcgaaaaggagaagaaaagctTCGAcaaagaagaacaagaaatcATGGCGCCAGAATGGCTTTCGCGACGCTTCGATGCCGGCCTCTTCTCTATACAGCTCATTGATGTCATCCTGGCATGGCTTGTGGCCGAAGATGATGGGGCTAAGCAGAAAGTGGTCTCACTTTTGAAGGACCATGACGAAGACTTGTCTCTGATCCGAGGGACACTGCAAG AGCAAGTTGAGGGGCTGTCGGAAGATGAGCCTGGGCAGAAGGACCATAAAGAAATGCTTGAGACACTTCTGCAGTTCGTTTGA
- the RPB2 gene encoding DNA-directed RNA polymerase II subunit RPB2 (COG:K;~EggNog:ENOG410PIQ7;~InterPro:IPR007120,IPR007121,IPR037034,IPR037033, IPR015712,IPR014724,IPR007642,IPR007641,IPR007647, IPR007646,IPR007645,IPR007644;~PFAM:PF04561,PF00562,PF04567,PF04566,PF04563, PF04565,PF04560;~go_function: GO:0003677 - DNA binding [Evidence IEA];~go_function: GO:0003899 - DNA-directed 5'-3' RNA polymerase activity [Evidence IEA];~go_function: GO:0032549 - ribonucleoside binding [Evidence IEA];~go_process: GO:0006351 - transcription, DNA-templated [Evidence IEA]) produces the protein MADYDDAYEEEFYDDEEGITSEDCWTVISSFFDTKGLVSQQLDSFDEFVSSTMQELVEEQGQVTLDQTLPPSEDEVDPVVVRRYELKFGTVMLSRPSVTEGDGATTIMLPQEARLRNLTYASPLYLGITKRIMEGREKAIGDRDDDEMGDDDEDRKARGTFLSWEQKHLPEDQAKEETVFIGKMPIMLKSKYCILKDLSEQALYNWNECPYDSGGYFIINGSEKVLIAQERSAGNTVQVFKKAPPSPTPYVAEIRSAVEKGSRLLSQLSLKLFAKGDSAKGGFGPTIRSTLPYVKADIPIVVVFRALGVVSDEDILNHICYDRNDTPMLEMLKPCIEEGFVIQDREVALDFIAKRGSTQSSMNHDRRVRYAREIMQKEFLPHISQNEGSETRKAFFLGYMVHRLLQCALGRADPDDRDHFGKKRLDLAGPLLANLFRVLFTRVTRDLQRYVQRCVETNREIYLNIGIKASTLTGGLKYALATGNWGEQKKAASAKAGVSQVLSRYTYASTLSHLRRTNTPIGRDGKIAKPRQLHNTHWGLVCPAETPEGQACGLVKNLALMCYITVGTPSEPIIDFMIQRNMEVLEEFEPQVTPNATKVFVNGVWVGIHRDSAHLVNTMLALRRRNMISHEVSLVRDIREREFKIFTDAGRVCRPLFVIDNDPKSDNCGSLVLNKEHIRKLEQDKELPPDLDPEERRERYFGWDGLVKSGVVEYVDAEEEETIMISMTPEDLEISKQLQAGYALPPEEDPNKRVRSILSQKAHTWTHCEIHPSMILGVCASIIPFPDHNQSPRNTYQAAMGKQAMGVFLTNFDQRMETMANILYYPQKPLATTRSMEFLRFRELPAGQNAIVAIACYSGYNQEDSVIMNQSSIDRGLFRSLFYRTYTDTEKMVGLTVVERFEKPMRTDTLGMRKGTYDKIDDDGIIAPGVRVSGEDIIIGKTAPLAPEAEELGQRTKSHTKLDVSTPLRSTESGIVDQVLVSTSNDDLKFVKVRMRTTKIPQIGDKFASRHGQKGTIGITYRQEDMPFTREGVAPDLVINPHAIPSRMTIAHLIECQLSKVSALRGFEGDATPFTDVTVDSVSRLLREHGYQSRGFEVMYNGHTGRKLVAQVFLGPTYYQRLRHMVDDKIHARARGPTQILTRQPVEGRARDGGLRFGEMERDCMIAHGASSFLKERLFDVSDPFRVHICDDCGLMTPVAKLKKGLFECRLCNNKHRISQVHIPYAAKLLFQELASMNITARMFTNRSGVSVR, from the exons ATGGCCGACTACGACGATGCTTACGAGGAGGAGTTTtacgatgatgaggagggaaTCACGTCGGAGGACTGCTGGACCGttatttcttcctttttcgaCACGAAAGGTCTAGTGTCTCAACAGCTGGATTCGTTTGACGAATTCGTCTCTTCGACGATGCAAGAGTTGGTGGAGGAACAAGGCCAAGTCACGCTCGACCAGACGCTTCCGCCCTCCGAAGATGAAGTCGACCCCGTCGTTGTCCGTCGCTATGAGCTCAAATTCGGTACCGTGATGCTCTCGAGACCCTCCGTAACTGAGGGTGATGGTGCAACCACGATTATGTTGCCGCAGGAGGCTCGTTTGCGAAACTTGACCTATGCCAGTCCGCTTTACCTCGGAATCACGAAGAGAATTATGGAAGGCCGGGAAAAGGCGATAGGCGATcgggatgatgatgagatgggagatgatgacgaggacaGGAAAGCGCGTGGCACGTTCCTCTCGTGGGAGCAGAAGCACCTTCCGGAGGATCAGGCCAAAGAGGAGACTGTCTTCATTGGGAAGATGCCTATTATGCTGAAGTCCAAGTACTGTATTCTCAAGGACTTGAGTGAACAGGCGCTTTACAACTGGAACGAATGCCCCTACGACTCTGGTGGTTACTTCATCATCAACGGAAGTGAGAAGGTTCTTATCGCACAGGAACGGAGTGCCGGTAACACCGTTCAGGTGTTCAAGAAAGCGCCGCCCAGCCCTACGCCTTACGTTGCCGAAATTCGAAGTGCCGTCGAGAAGGGCTCGCGACTCCTTTCGCAGCTGTCTCTGAAGCTATTTGCTAAAGGTGACAGTGCCAAGGGTGGATTTGGACCTACCATTAGGTCTACACTGCCCTACGTGAAGGCCGATATTCCAATCGTGGTTGTTTTCAGAGCGCTGGGTGTGGTTTCTGATGAGGACATTCTTAACCACATTTGTTACGACCGCAACGATACACCAATGCTGGAGATGCTGAAGCCGTGTATTGAAGAAGGTTTCGTCATTCAAGACCGTGAAGTCGCACTGGACTTCATTGCCAAGAGAGGATCTACGCAGTCGAGCATGAACCATGACCGCCGTGTCCGGTACGCAAGAGAAATCATGCAGAAAGAGTTCCTTCCCCacatttcccagaacgaagGAAGTGAAACTCGCAAGGCTTTCTTCTTGGGTTACATGGTGCACAGACTCTTGCAGTGCGCTTTGGGTCGTGCTGACCCTGATGACCGTGACCACTTCGGAAAGAAGCGTCTCGATCTTGCAGGACCACTTTTGGCAAACCTCTTCCGGGTCTTATTCACCCGTGTCACCCGTGATCTTCAACGGTACGTGCAAAGATGCGTGGAAACAAACCGTGAGATCTACTTGAACATTGGTATCAAGGCCAGCACCTTGACCGGAGGTTTGAAATATGCTTTGGCCACGGGTAACTGGGGTGAACAGAAGAAGGCGGCTAGTGCAAAGGCAGGTGTGTCGCAGGTGCTGAGTCGATACACGTATGCTTCTACCTTGTCGCATCTTCGTCGGACAAACACCCCAATTGGTCGTGACGGAAAGATCGCCAAACCGCGACAACTTCACAACACCCACTGGGGTTTGGTGTGTCCAGCAGAAACTCCAGAAGGTCAAGCTTGTGGTCTGGTCAAGAACCTGGCACTTATGTGTTACATTACCGTTGGTACTCCTAGCGAGCCTATTATCGACTTCATGATTCAGCGAAACATGGAAGTTCTCGAAGAGTTCGAACCTCAAGTTACGCCTAATGCCACCAAAGTCTTTGTCAATGGTGTCTGGGTTGGTATTCACCGGGACTCTGCGCATCTGGTGAACACCATGCTTGCCTTGCGTCGGCGCAACATGATTTCGCACGAAGTTAGTTTGGTTCGGGATATCCGTGAGCGTGAATTCAAAATCTTTACCGATGCTGGTCGTGTTTGCCGGCCGCTGTTCGTCATCGACAATGATCCAAAGAGTGATAACTGCGGTTCGCTGGTGCTCAACAAGGAGCATATTCGGAAGCTGGAGCAAGACAAGGAATTGCCCCCTGACCTTGATCCCGAAGAGCGCAGGGAACGGTACTTCGGGTGGGATGGTCTTGTGAAGTCGGGAGTTGTGGAATACGTCgatgcagaagaagaagagacaATTATGATTTCCATGACGCCTGAAGACTTGGAAATTTCGAAACAACTCCAGGCCGGTTATGCCCTTCCTCCGGAAGAAGATCCCAACAAACGTGTACGGTCGATCCTGAGTCAGAAGGCGCACACATGGACACACTGCGAGATTCACCCGAGTATGATTCTTGGTGTTTGCGCCAGTATCATTCCGTTCCCCGATCACAATCAGTCGCCCCGTAACACTTACCAAGCAGCAATGGGTAAGCAAGCCATGGGTGTGTTCTTGACCAACTTCGACCAGCGAATGGAAACAATGGCAAATATTTTGTACTACCCACAGAAGCCGTTGGCGACAACACGGTCGATGGAATTCCTTCGGTTCCGTGAGCTGCCCGCAGGGCAAAATGCCATTGTCGCTATTGCCTGTTACTCGGGATACAACCAGGAAGATTCCGTTATCATGAACCAGAGCAGTATCGATCGTGGTCTTTTCCGCAGTCTTTTCTACCGTACATACACCGACACGGAGAAGATGGTTGGTTTGACGGTTGTTGAGCGTTTTGAGAAGCCGATGCGTACCGACACCCTCGGTATGCGGAAAGGTACATACGACAAGATCGATGACGATGGTATCATCGCCCCCGGTGTCCGTGTTTCCGGAGAAGATATCATCATTGGTAAGACGGCTCCCTTGGCTCCTGAAGCGGAGGAACTCGGTCAGAGAACCAAGTCGCACACCAAGCTTGACGTGTCGACGCCTCTGCGTAGTACGGAAAGCGGTATTGTGGACCAGGTCTTGGTTTCCACCAGTAATGACGATTTGAAGTTCGTCAAGGTCCGTATGAGGACAACGAAGATTCCTCAGATCGGTGACAAGTTCGCCTCTCGTCACGGACAGAAGGGTACGATTGGTATTACGTACCGGCAAGAGGACATGCCGTTCACTCGGGAGGGTGTGGCTCCCGATCTGGTTATCAACCCGCACGCCATTCCATCTCGTATGACCATTGCTCACTTGATTGAGTGTCAACTCAGTAAGGTCTCTGCACTACGCGGATTCGAAGGTGATGCGACACCTTTCACCGATGTCACAGTCGACTCGGTCTCGCGGCTCCTGCGTGAGCACGGTTACCAATCGCGTGGATTCGAAGTGATGTACAACGGCCACACGGGCCGCAAACTGGTTGCGCAAGTGTTCCTGGGCCCGACATACTACCAGCGCCTGCGACACATGGTCGACGACAAGATCCACGCGCGTGCCCGTGGACCCACCCAGATCCTGACACGACAACCGGTTGAAGGTCGTGCCCGTGATGGTGGATTGCGTTTCGGAGAAATGGAACGTGATTGTATGATTGCCCATGGAGCCAGTTCGTTTTTGAAAGAGCGTCTGTTTGATGTGTCGGATCCGTTCCGTGTGCACATTTGCGACGACTGTGGATTGATGACTCCGGTTGC AAAACTCAAAAAGGGACTGTTTGAATGTCGACTGTGCAACAACAAGCACCGAATCTCGCAGGTGCATATTCCGTATGCGGCCAAGCTTCTCTTCCAAGAGCTGGCGTCGATGAACATTACCGCTCGGATGTTCACCAACCGCTCGGGAGTGTCGGTGCGGTGA
- the esdC gene encoding GTP-binding protein EsdC (COG:S;~EggNog:ENOG410PHPS;~InterPro:IPR013783,IPR014756): MAAVQLKFNLRTSPNVKTVHLVGSWDHYDRQIPLSKDSSKPGAWVGKFRFQTSMLKLGGRYWYYYIMDGYHVSHDPAAEYTVEPTTGRKLNILDVPSGKATSSAPKTRRESDDIAKGRALSPSRIHHPKPSKPYASRQLREADFAPTMDDLTRRFAGSRMSDEYSPYSSYSSHSFSNSPPSSAGSSLSSRSSRSSGSTSPSSLSSMSDPPTPTCHCERYGITRKGDRVKLDCGGSRCGYVTESSEASCSESDSDEEYRQAKAAVRRQGIVVRR, translated from the exons ATGGCTGCTGTTCAGCTCAAGTTTAACCTCCGCACTTCGCCTAACGTCAAGACCGTGCACTTGGTCGGTTCGTGGGACCACTACGATCGCCAGATCCCTCTCTCCAAGGATTCGTCCAAGCCCGGTGCGTGGGTAGGCAAGTTCCGATTCCAGACGTCGATGCTTAAGTTGGGTGGGAGATACTGGTACTAC TACATCATGGACGGCTATCACGTCTCCCACGACCCTGCCGCCGAATACACCGTCGAACCCACCACCGGCCGCAAACTTAACATCCTCGACGTCCCCTCCGGCAAGGCCACCTCCTCAGCTCCCAAGACCCGCCGGGAATCTGACGACATCGCCAAGGGCCGTGCCCTCTCGCCCTCCCGCATCCACCACCCAAAGCCCTCCAAGCCCTACGCCTCTCGCCAGCTCCGCGAAGCAGACTTTGCGCCAACCATGGATGACCTCACCCGCCGCTTCGCGGGCTCCCGCATGTCCGACGAGTACTCCCCGTACTCCTCCTACTCGTCGCACTCCTTCTCCAACAGCCCGCCCAGTTCGGCTGGTTCGTCGCTGTCCTCCCGTTCTTCCCGCTCGTCTGGTAGCACCTCTCCATCTTCGCTGTCGTCTATGAGTGACCCGCCAACGCCTACCTGCCACTGCGAGCGTTACGGAATCACTCGTAAGGGAGACCGGGTCAAGCTTGACTGCGGGGGAAGCCGGTGCGGATACGTGACGGAGTCGAGCGAGGCTAGTTGCTCCGAGTCAGATAGCGATGAGGAGTACCGGCAGGCAAAGGCTGCTGTGCGCCGTCAGGGAATTGTCGTGAGGAGGTAA